DNA sequence from the bacterium genome:
TACATTGTATATTTCGTGGTAAATATAGTCTTATTCATTTGCATCATCGCGAAACTGGATTTATTGTTCCCTTTTTAAAAACTCGTTTTCCTGTTGTTCTTACAACCCATGGAACTCAGCCAACCGAAAAACATTATAGCTTGCGTCATCTTTTTAGGCTGCAGGATAGGTTGTTTCTTAATTTTCCAGATATAGTCGTCTGCCCGTCACTTAAAGATCAGCTGTATGTAACCAGATTGCGTAAGCGTTTAACCAAGCACATCACTAATGGTGTATGTATCTCAGATGAAGCAAAACAAAGTTATTCTATTAATAATATAATTTGCTTTGCTGCGGGACGAATCATCCCTAGCAAAGGATGCCACCTATTTTTAGAGGCCATGCAATTAATAAAGTATGATGGCAAATTGCTTGTCGCTGGTGATTTAAAGCAGATGCCAAAGTATGCAAAAGAACTATCAAAACATTCTAAAGGCTTGAATGTAGTCTGGCTAGGACTTATTAAGGATAAAGAAAAACTATTTAACACAATATGTCAATCCGATATTTTTGTCTTCCCATCGGCCATTGAATCCATGTCAATGATGTTGCTCGAGGCAGCATCATTAGGTGTGCCAATAATAGCTAGTGACATCAAAGAAAATAAGGATATTTTTACTACAGACGAAGTGCTTTTTTTTCGAACAGGTGAT
Encoded proteins:
- a CDS encoding glycosyltransferase family 4 protein — translated: MPAFGGAAAVGENIIAQLGSKYDFYVYAISSHTQLKSGRHDGVEIIVFNAIRWKKLNIILYYLRSALHCIFRGKYSLIHLHHRETGFIVPFLKTRFPVVLTTHGTQPTEKHYSLRHLFRLQDRLFLNFPDIVVCPSLKDQLYVTRLRKRLTKHITNGVCISDEAKQSYSINNIICFAAGRIIPSKGCHLFLEAMQLIKYDGKLLVAGDLKQMPKYAKELSKHSKGLNVVWLGLIKDKEKLFNTICQSDIFVFPSAIESMSMMLLEAASLGVPIIASDIKENKDIFTTDEVLFFRTGDARDLADKYSWAITHYNNMIAMAKAAQEKLRTQYAWPKLAVQYDKVYDYLLKSNH